The proteins below are encoded in one region of Methanoculleus taiwanensis:
- a CDS encoding flavin reductase family protein, with translation MKRSFGPRTLLYPHPDLIVGTYGRDGQPNVMAAAWGGICSSKPPSVAVSLQKARHSYDAIMERQAFTVSIPSADYVREADYFGIASGKDADKFAATNLTPVKSDLVDAPYVGEFPVVLECRLLTTVEIGVHTQFIGEILDVKIDESVLDEDGKPDIAKIRPFAYDSARMEYYGFGEVLAKAFSAGREFL, from the coding sequence ATGAAGAGATCCTTTGGTCCCCGAACACTGCTCTACCCGCATCCCGACCTGATCGTCGGGACGTACGGCCGGGACGGGCAGCCGAACGTAATGGCAGCGGCATGGGGGGGTATCTGCTCCTCGAAGCCGCCCTCTGTCGCGGTTTCACTGCAGAAAGCCCGCCACTCCTACGATGCCATCATGGAGAGGCAGGCATTCACCGTCAGCATCCCTTCTGCAGACTACGTCAGAGAAGCTGATTACTTCGGGATCGCATCCGGAAAGGATGCGGATAAATTTGCAGCGACGAATCTCACCCCCGTGAAGAGCGACCTTGTGGACGCTCCGTATGTCGGGGAGTTCCCGGTGGTGCTCGAATGCCGCCTCCTCACGACCGTGGAGATCGGCGTCCATACCCAGTTCATCGGGGAGATCCTCGACGTAAAAATCGATGAGAGTGTTCTTGACGAGGACGGTAAGCCGGATATTGCAAAGATCCGTCCCTTTGCGTACGACTCTGCACGCATGGAGTACTACGGTTTCGGAGAGGTGCTGGCGAAGGCCTTTTCCGCAGGCAGGGAGTTCCTGTAA
- a CDS encoding cation-translocating P-type ATPase has product MLIYSRPKEEVLSHLNTREEGLRGSEVDTRLKTTGYNEVEKAKRKNYVLEYAKQYTSFFAVLLEVAALLSFIANVYSPGEGYDILGVAVLGAVIVNATFTFWQEYKAERTVEALLKLIPPQVSVRRNGAVERVDARMIVPGDILILEEGDRIAADAVVLEANSLYADMATLTGESRPVKRTSEPGEAKRLLESRNVVFAGTTVVSGNGVAAVFATGTATEFGKIAKLSKEVTKRPTPMQREIVRITRILTLAALLAGAIFFILGFLSGRGLFVAAIFALSLIVANVPEGMLPTITLSLSLGSQRMAGRNALVKNLDAVQTLGSATVICTDKTGTLTRNEMTARHIYLTSGEEITITGEGYSQKGDFSFRQAVQGSEERLRFFLASGLLDCRATIGENAIFGDPTELAIVAAARKADIKVSDYEKVGEIPFSSDRKMMSTIYRRGSRQFIFTKGAPEVILEKSGYYLDEDNEVRILTAEMRDRLLSRAEEFEKEAYRVLTVAYKEGDDESGLICLGLVAFMDLPRAEVPGAVDACRRAGVRVMILTGDSPFTAMAIAETIGLSVDRAIVGDEILDYSDDELGDLLKAQDILFARMPSDQKLRITGILQRNGEVVAMTGDGVNDAPALRKADIGVAMGERGTEVAKEAADIILLDDNFASIVAAIEEGRTVYYNIKKFVTYILSSNMPEIIPYILQFFLAIPLPLSVIQILSIDLGTDLLPGLSLGKEQPEEDIMDRPPVGKNEQILDREVFKRGYAFLGMIEATAAMTGFLGFLFLSGWQYGDLSISGTTLHYQAMTMTLLGAVFCQIANVWTLRSWQFPLFSRSFFSNRLLLAAVGFEVLWVALLLLFPPVQFIFNTAFVPPEYLLLLVPFPILLLVAHEYYKARIRRREARNRGMTGA; this is encoded by the coding sequence ATGCTCATCTATTCCCGGCCGAAGGAAGAGGTCCTCTCTCATCTCAATACCCGGGAGGAGGGTCTTCGCGGGAGCGAAGTCGATACGAGGTTGAAGACCACCGGGTATAACGAGGTCGAGAAAGCAAAGCGCAAGAACTACGTTCTCGAGTATGCCAAGCAATACACCAGTTTCTTTGCCGTTCTCCTCGAAGTCGCGGCACTGCTCTCATTTATTGCCAACGTCTATTCTCCCGGCGAGGGCTACGATATCCTCGGCGTAGCCGTCCTCGGTGCCGTCATCGTCAATGCCACCTTCACGTTCTGGCAGGAGTACAAAGCGGAACGGACGGTTGAAGCCCTCTTAAAACTTATTCCGCCACAGGTCAGTGTCCGCCGGAACGGAGCCGTCGAGAGGGTCGACGCCAGGATGATTGTTCCCGGAGACATTCTGATACTGGAAGAAGGCGATAGGATCGCTGCCGATGCCGTCGTGCTCGAGGCAAACTCCCTGTATGCCGATATGGCAACCCTCACCGGGGAGTCGCGTCCCGTAAAGCGGACATCTGAGCCGGGCGAAGCAAAGCGGCTTCTTGAAAGCCGGAACGTCGTCTTCGCCGGCACCACGGTGGTCTCGGGAAACGGAGTTGCGGCCGTCTTTGCCACCGGGACGGCGACGGAGTTTGGGAAGATCGCAAAACTCTCAAAGGAGGTGACGAAAAGGCCGACCCCGATGCAGCGTGAGATCGTCAGAATCACCCGCATCCTCACCCTCGCCGCACTGCTGGCCGGAGCAATATTCTTTATCCTCGGTTTTCTTTCGGGCAGAGGACTCTTCGTCGCCGCGATATTCGCGCTCTCGCTGATTGTGGCGAACGTGCCCGAAGGGATGCTTCCGACCATCACCCTCTCACTCTCGCTCGGCAGCCAGCGGATGGCCGGGAGAAATGCCCTTGTCAAGAACCTCGACGCCGTCCAGACCCTCGGGAGCGCGACAGTCATCTGCACCGACAAGACCGGCACCCTGACCCGCAACGAGATGACGGCACGGCATATCTACCTGACGAGCGGCGAGGAGATCACTATTACCGGCGAGGGCTACTCCCAGAAAGGAGATTTCTCGTTCCGGCAGGCAGTGCAGGGTTCGGAAGAACGGCTGCGGTTCTTCCTTGCATCAGGACTGCTGGACTGCCGGGCGACGATCGGAGAGAACGCGATCTTCGGGGATCCGACCGAGCTTGCCATCGTTGCTGCGGCACGCAAAGCCGATATCAAAGTATCGGACTACGAAAAGGTCGGTGAAATCCCGTTCTCGAGCGACCGGAAGATGATGTCGACGATCTACCGGAGGGGAAGCCGGCAGTTTATCTTCACGAAAGGCGCTCCGGAGGTGATCCTCGAAAAGTCGGGCTACTACCTCGATGAAGACAACGAGGTGCGGATCCTCACTGCGGAGATGCGGGACCGCCTCCTCTCCCGTGCCGAGGAGTTTGAAAAGGAAGCATACCGGGTGCTGACCGTCGCGTATAAGGAGGGCGATGACGAGAGCGGGCTCATCTGTCTCGGCCTCGTGGCATTCATGGATCTTCCGCGTGCGGAGGTGCCTGGTGCTGTAGATGCGTGCCGGAGAGCCGGTGTCCGGGTGATGATCCTCACCGGCGACTCACCGTTCACCGCGATGGCGATCGCCGAAACGATCGGTCTTTCAGTGGATAGGGCGATCGTCGGGGACGAGATCCTGGACTACTCGGACGACGAACTCGGAGATCTTCTTAAGGCACAGGATATCCTCTTTGCCCGGATGCCTTCCGACCAGAAGCTGCGGATCACCGGGATCCTGCAGCGGAACGGCGAAGTGGTGGCCATGACCGGTGACGGGGTGAACGACGCTCCGGCGCTTCGGAAAGCGGATATCGGCGTTGCGATGGGAGAGCGGGGAACGGAAGTTGCCAAGGAGGCTGCCGACATTATCCTGCTCGACGATAACTTCGCGTCGATAGTGGCGGCGATCGAAGAGGGGCGAACGGTCTACTACAACATCAAAAAGTTCGTCACCTACATCCTCTCGTCCAACATGCCCGAGATAATCCCCTATATCCTGCAGTTCTTCCTCGCAATCCCCCTCCCGCTCTCCGTCATCCAGATCCTCTCCATCGATCTCGGAACCGACCTCCTGCCCGGCCTTTCGCTTGGAAAAGAGCAACCGGAAGAGGATATCATGGACCGGCCACCGGTCGGAAAGAATGAGCAAATCCTCGACCGGGAGGTCTTCAAACGCGGATATGCATTTCTCGGGATGATCGAAGCGACGGCGGCGATGACCGGATTTCTAGGATTCCTCTTCCTTTCAGGATGGCAGTACGGCGATCTCTCGATCAGCGGAACCACGCTCCACTACCAGGCGATGACCATGACGCTCCTCGGCGCCGTCTTCTGTCAGATCGCAAACGTCTGGACACTGCGGTCGTGGCAGTTCCCGCTCTTCAGCAGGAGCTTCTTTTCAAATCGCCTTCTGCTCGCAGCAGTAGGGTTTGAGGTCCTCTGGGTCGCCCTGCTCCTCCTCTTCCCACCGGTGCAGTTCATATTCAACACCGCGTTCGTGCCACCGGAGTACCTGCTGCTCCTCGTGCCCTTCCCTATCCTGCTCCTCGTCGCGCATGAGTACTACAAGGCTCGGATCAGACGGAGGGAAGCACGAAATAGAGGGATGACCGGAGCCTGA